A part of Paenibacillus sp. IHBB 10380 genomic DNA contains:
- the ric gene encoding iron-sulfur cluster repair di-iron protein produces MSTLLFDKEDKVSEIVIKFPKASDYFRDHKIDFCCGGNRPLQEALEERGLELNRVLDELHHLADNHAGLDHNQGESNVYVEMDSATLIHYIVSKHHDYLREELPEIQKNVTKVNRVHGHHDLHLVEVEELYTALKSELLEHTTKEEIEIFPQMMTWDETQDSSSGNKLRKAISGLEGEHDEAGNILKKLREITNDFTPPVNACTTYRLTYERLAELERMTYEHVHLENNILFPRYPQA; encoded by the coding sequence ATGAGTACACTTTTATTTGATAAAGAAGATAAGGTCAGTGAGATTGTGATCAAATTTCCGAAGGCAAGTGACTATTTCCGGGATCATAAGATTGATTTCTGCTGCGGTGGAAATCGTCCTCTACAAGAGGCGCTTGAAGAACGGGGTTTAGAGTTGAACAGAGTGCTTGATGAACTTCATCATTTAGCAGATAACCATGCCGGTCTTGATCATAACCAAGGAGAGTCCAATGTTTATGTCGAAATGGACTCAGCGACATTGATACATTATATCGTAAGTAAGCATCATGATTATTTAAGAGAAGAACTTCCTGAGATTCAGAAAAATGTGACTAAGGTAAATCGAGTTCATGGGCATCATGATCTTCACCTAGTCGAGGTGGAAGAGTTATACACAGCATTGAAGAGTGAATTGCTTGAACATACGACCAAGGAAGAAATTGAAATTTTCCCTCAGATGATGACTTGGGACGAGACTCAGGATTCCTCAAGCGGGAATAAATTAAGAAAGGCTATTTCAGGACTGGAGGGTGAGCATGATGAAGCTGGAAACATACTGAAGAAATTACGTGAAATTACGAATGATTTCACACCTCCAGTTAACGCCTGCACAACCTATCGATTGACGTATGAGCGTCTTGCTGAGTTAGAACGAATGACGTATGAACATGTTCATTTAGAGAACAACATTCTATTCCCACGTTATCCTCAAGCTTAG
- the nirB gene encoding nitrite reductase large subunit NirB, producing the protein MIQTKREKLVVIGNGMAGISAVEQILKLNRSFDITVFGSEPHPNYNRIMLSYVLEGSKTIDDIVLNDWNWYEDNQITLHTDTTVLKIDEVNKQVVTEDGLRVSYDKVIIATGSNPFILPVPGSDKKGVVGFRDINDCNQMLLAAQKYKKAAVIGGGLLGLEAAKGLVNLGMDVTVVHLMEDLMERQLDHSASLMLKNELERQGIKFAMGKQTVEVMGEEHVSGLRFSDESTLEAQLVVMAVGIKPNVAMAKESGIDVGRGILVDDYMLTSMDGVYSVGECTEHRGVCYGLVAPLFEQGNVLAKHLCGVDTLPYEGSVVSTKLKISGVDVFSAGEFIEGPQHTVIAAKDDWKRTYKKILLHDHVIVGAVLFGDVTESSNLQKLIKQQTQMTDDIYATVMGTGCCGGGAKKQSSVETMADDEIVCGCNGVTKKTIVDVITDQGLTTVDEIKACTGATRSCGGCKPVVEQILQYVLGDGFKVAAKQGICGCTTMDRDEVVAEIKDKGLSTTREVMNVLGWDNPEGCSKCRPAINYYLGMIYPETHEDERESRFVNERMNANIQKDGTYTVVPRMYGGVTTPEDLKIIADVSLKYNVKVIKVTGGTRLALIGVQKEDLPKVWEELDMPSGYAYAKSLRTVKTCVGNQFCRFGTQDSMGMGALLERKFERLDLPAKFKYGVNGCPRNCAESCTKDIGIVGNDGGWEIFIGGNGGIKSRIADLLCKVKSDEELIEICAAVMQYYRETGKYLERTSEWVERMGLEQIQAAILTDLDNRAALVERIEIALEQVEEPWRKMLNDDKTRVALFENRNSVTAGK; encoded by the coding sequence ATGATACAAACAAAAAGAGAAAAACTAGTAGTGATTGGGAATGGTATGGCGGGCATTAGTGCGGTGGAGCAAATTTTGAAACTAAACCGTTCTTTTGATATTACGGTGTTCGGTAGTGAGCCTCATCCTAACTACAATCGGATTATGTTATCTTATGTGCTAGAAGGTAGTAAAACAATCGATGATATCGTTCTTAACGACTGGAATTGGTATGAAGACAATCAAATTACGCTACACACAGATACTACTGTACTCAAGATCGATGAGGTAAATAAGCAAGTTGTTACAGAAGATGGATTAAGAGTCTCTTACGATAAAGTGATTATCGCAACAGGCTCGAATCCTTTTATTCTTCCCGTACCGGGGAGTGATAAGAAGGGTGTAGTTGGCTTCCGGGATATTAATGATTGTAATCAAATGCTCCTAGCTGCTCAGAAGTATAAGAAAGCTGCAGTTATTGGTGGGGGATTGTTAGGACTAGAAGCAGCTAAGGGTCTTGTGAATCTAGGTATGGATGTAACGGTTGTTCATTTAATGGAAGATTTGATGGAACGTCAATTAGATCATAGTGCATCGTTGATGCTAAAGAATGAATTGGAACGCCAAGGAATTAAGTTTGCTATGGGCAAACAAACAGTTGAAGTTATGGGTGAAGAACACGTAAGCGGATTACGCTTCAGTGATGAGAGTACACTTGAGGCACAGCTCGTCGTGATGGCTGTAGGGATTAAACCTAACGTAGCTATGGCTAAAGAGAGTGGTATTGATGTAGGCAGAGGTATTCTAGTAGATGATTATATGCTTACATCTATGGATGGCGTATATTCAGTTGGAGAATGTACTGAACATAGAGGCGTATGCTACGGGCTGGTAGCCCCACTCTTTGAACAAGGGAACGTGTTAGCTAAACACTTATGTGGTGTGGATACTCTTCCATATGAAGGGTCGGTAGTGTCGACCAAGCTTAAAATTTCTGGGGTTGATGTATTCTCGGCAGGGGAATTTATTGAAGGACCGCAACATACGGTGATTGCTGCAAAGGACGACTGGAAGAGAACCTATAAGAAAATCCTTCTTCATGATCATGTAATTGTCGGCGCTGTCTTGTTCGGAGATGTGACGGAATCTTCTAATTTACAGAAATTAATTAAACAGCAAACACAGATGACAGACGATATTTATGCCACGGTTATGGGTACAGGGTGTTGTGGTGGTGGAGCTAAGAAACAATCCTCAGTTGAAACGATGGCAGATGATGAGATTGTGTGTGGTTGTAATGGTGTTACCAAGAAAACGATCGTAGACGTTATTACAGATCAGGGATTAACGACTGTAGACGAAATTAAAGCCTGCACAGGTGCAACTCGCTCTTGCGGGGGATGTAAGCCCGTTGTAGAGCAGATATTGCAATACGTGCTTGGAGATGGTTTCAAAGTAGCAGCTAAACAAGGGATTTGTGGCTGTACAACAATGGATCGTGATGAGGTCGTAGCGGAAATAAAGGATAAAGGCTTAAGTACGACTCGGGAAGTTATGAATGTACTTGGTTGGGATAATCCTGAAGGTTGCTCTAAGTGTCGTCCAGCGATCAACTATTATCTAGGAATGATATATCCTGAAACCCATGAGGATGAGAGAGAATCCCGGTTTGTTAATGAACGTATGAATGCCAACATTCAGAAGGATGGAACCTACACAGTTGTTCCAAGAATGTACGGGGGGGTAACTACGCCGGAGGACCTCAAAATAATTGCGGATGTTTCGTTGAAATATAATGTGAAAGTGATCAAAGTTACTGGAGGAACACGCCTCGCTTTAATCGGAGTACAGAAAGAAGATCTTCCTAAAGTGTGGGAAGAGTTAGATATGCCTTCGGGTTATGCCTATGCCAAATCACTGCGTACGGTTAAAACATGTGTCGGTAATCAATTTTGCCGATTCGGTACACAGGATTCCATGGGAATGGGGGCTCTACTAGAACGTAAATTTGAGCGTCTCGATCTACCGGCGAAGTTCAAATATGGCGTGAATGGTTGTCCTCGAAACTGTGCAGAATCATGTACGAAAGATATCGGTATCGTCGGAAATGATGGGGGCTGGGAAATCTTTATCGGGGGTAACGGTGGAATTAAATCTCGGATTGCGGATTTGCTCTGTAAAGTGAAAAGTGATGAAGAGTTGATTGAAATCTGCGCTGCTGTCATGCAATACTACCGTGAGACAGGGAAGTATCTTGAGAGAACATCGGAATGGGTAGAACGAATGGGCTTAGAGCAGATTCAAGCTGCCATCTTAACTGATCTGGATAACCGTGCAGCTCTTGTTGAACGAATTGAAATTGCATTGGAGCAGGTAGAAGAACCGTGGAGAAAAATGTTGAATGATGATAAAACACGGGTTGCTCTTTTTGAGAATAGGAATTCTGTCACAGCAGGTAAATAA
- a CDS encoding nitrite reductase (NAD(P)H) small subunit, with amino-acid sequence MTMNYYLIGSVDEYLIQLGQVVTVENHEIAVFHTSDGGIYALENKSPHPKGGPLAEAIVSGHYIYDPLYDWKIDLVSGLVQAPDSGKVDTYPIIVNEQGVHIGL; translated from the coding sequence ATGACTATGAACTATTATTTGATCGGATCCGTAGACGAATATTTGATACAGTTAGGTCAGGTAGTGACCGTTGAGAATCATGAGATAGCCGTCTTTCATACGTCAGATGGAGGGATTTATGCCTTAGAGAACAAGAGCCCTCATCCGAAGGGAGGCCCTTTGGCGGAAGCGATTGTATCAGGCCATTATATCTATGATCCACTCTATGATTGGAAGATTGATCTTGTAAGTGGGTTGGTTCAAGCGCCTGATAGCGGCAAAGTAGATACTTATCCTATTATTGTTAATGAACAGGGAGTTCACATTGGTCTCTAG
- a CDS encoding formate/nitrite transporter family protein — protein sequence MYTQGVEAIVEAAVKKKDKMNESLIRYTIAAALAGAYIGIGIILIFSLGAPLAAIKSPFQPLVMGGSFGIALTLVIFAGSELFTGNNMFFTMSTLAGRTSVKDTAKNWTIVFFGNLLGAVLLSLLILGTGLFKDISADHLLFAATAKKMHLPMSELFFRGILCNWLVCLAIWMSSRAKDEMAKIALIWWCLFAFIASGYEHSVANMTLLSVATLLPNHPETISIAGWLHNMIPVTLGNIVGGGLFVGMAYWVISPVRSKKK from the coding sequence TTGTATACACAAGGTGTAGAAGCCATAGTGGAAGCGGCGGTCAAAAAGAAAGACAAAATGAATGAGAGTTTAATTCGATATACGATTGCAGCTGCATTAGCAGGAGCTTATATTGGAATAGGTATCATCTTAATATTTTCCTTGGGAGCCCCACTAGCAGCCATTAAATCACCGTTTCAACCACTGGTAATGGGGGGCTCCTTTGGAATTGCCTTGACGCTAGTTATTTTCGCCGGTTCAGAATTATTTACGGGAAACAATATGTTTTTTACCATGAGTACTTTAGCAGGGCGAACGAGTGTTAAGGATACGGCTAAGAACTGGACAATTGTTTTCTTTGGAAATTTACTTGGGGCTGTACTACTTAGTTTACTCATTCTCGGAACAGGATTGTTCAAGGATATTTCAGCGGACCATTTGCTATTTGCGGCAACCGCTAAGAAAATGCATTTACCAATGTCTGAATTGTTCTTTCGGGGTATTCTTTGTAACTGGTTAGTATGTTTAGCAATTTGGATGTCTTCTCGGGCTAAGGACGAAATGGCCAAAATCGCCCTGATCTGGTGGTGTCTATTCGCCTTTATTGCTAGCGGATATGAACATAGTGTTGCGAATATGACATTACTCAGTGTAGCGACTTTACTTCCTAATCATCCAGAAACTATTTCCATTGCGGGTTGGTTGCATAATATGATTCCGGTGACATTAGGTAATATTGTAGGTGGAGGATTATTTGTCGGGATGGCCTATTGGGTTATCTCGCCAGTCCGCAGTAAGAAGAAATAA
- a CDS encoding serine hydrolase domain-containing protein has protein sequence MNKNKKRTRRASGILTVLLTLSLAAETSTYAQQPPESNPTAAVKHLASFGSTALPLLDNAASKDNMSGPREAKEVEAFLDAFFAKDAIKKKAKAVTVSVVQDGKVLASKGYGVTDQTSKSPVDATQTTFRIASVSKVFTAVAVMQLVDQGEISLQDNIEKYLDGYKVTNSFDTPVTIENLLTHTTGFEVREPTDASYLTDASQKPISLKESIFDQFPPVVRKPGTSYMYDNFASRLQGYIVQQVSGEPFGSYMQKHLLGPLGMTSSSFRLTKELARRLVTSYDVASSAIPVYDFSPSEWPEGSMISTASDMALFMKAFLNDGRAADGTVILSPKSLKAMSTYHIAIHPDLPDMTYGFESPVDPSKTNGEDVISKGGDILGFSSLLWLLPDRKVGVFVSYNANQDLRDDLFIAFMDHYYASRKSIFGPEDFKPQSEDVLAKFEGLYSDLRIKLLTRVEVGGDGTLIVSDVSARHQLKQVDDLLFVDEQGKPLAFKTEADGRIIYMKYSNLFSYAAKMPDDPAGFPDVSADHPIIRMPATYLA, from the coding sequence TTGAACAAAAATAAGAAGCGAACTCGCCGCGCGAGCGGCATTTTGACGGTTCTACTGACGCTTAGCCTTGCAGCAGAAACAAGCACGTACGCTCAGCAGCCGCCTGAATCGAATCCGACGGCTGCCGTCAAACATCTGGCCTCATTCGGCAGCACCGCCCTTCCGCTATTGGATAATGCGGCCTCGAAAGATAATATGAGCGGGCCACGTGAAGCCAAGGAAGTTGAGGCGTTCCTGGACGCTTTTTTTGCCAAAGATGCCATCAAGAAAAAGGCTAAGGCCGTTACGGTATCCGTCGTTCAGGACGGGAAGGTGCTCGCTTCTAAAGGCTACGGTGTTACCGACCAAACGTCGAAATCACCAGTAGATGCAACCCAAACCACCTTTCGTATCGCCTCCGTCTCCAAAGTGTTCACGGCGGTTGCAGTTATGCAGCTCGTCGATCAAGGGGAAATTTCGCTTCAGGACAACATTGAAAAGTACCTGGACGGTTACAAAGTAACCAATTCCTTCGATACACCGGTCACGATAGAGAACCTATTGACGCATACGACCGGTTTTGAAGTGCGCGAACCTACAGACGCCAGCTATTTGACCGATGCTTCCCAGAAGCCAATCTCGCTAAAAGAAAGCATCTTCGATCAGTTCCCGCCGGTCGTTCGCAAGCCCGGAACGTCATACATGTACGATAATTTCGCATCGAGGCTGCAAGGATACATCGTCCAGCAGGTAAGCGGAGAGCCTTTCGGGAGCTATATGCAAAAGCATCTGTTGGGGCCGCTTGGCATGACCTCAAGCAGCTTTAGACTGACTAAGGAGTTGGCCCGTCGGCTCGTAACTTCTTACGATGTAGCGAGTAGCGCCATTCCTGTGTACGATTTTTCGCCGAGCGAGTGGCCGGAGGGGAGCATGATATCGACAGCCTCCGATATGGCGCTGTTTATGAAAGCTTTCCTGAACGATGGTCGGGCGGCTGACGGTACTGTTATCCTGTCGCCCAAATCGTTAAAGGCGATGTCTACCTACCACATAGCCATTCATCCGGATTTGCCAGATATGACATACGGCTTTGAATCGCCTGTTGATCCGTCAAAAACGAACGGGGAAGACGTGATCTCCAAAGGTGGCGACATTCTTGGCTTCAGTTCGTTGCTATGGCTTCTGCCCGACCGCAAAGTGGGTGTCTTCGTTTCTTACAATGCGAATCAGGATTTGCGTGACGATTTATTTATCGCGTTTATGGATCATTATTATGCCAGTCGTAAATCAATATTTGGGCCAGAGGATTTCAAGCCGCAGTCCGAGGACGTTCTCGCCAAGTTCGAAGGTCTGTATTCCGATTTACGGATTAAATTACTGACCAGAGTCGAAGTGGGAGGAGACGGCACCCTGATTGTGAGCGACGTTTCGGCCCGTCACCAGCTGAAGCAGGTCGACGATCTGCTGTTCGTGGATGAACAGGGCAAGCCGCTTGCATTTAAGACGGAAGCCGATGGGCGCATTATCTATATGAAATACTCTAATTTATTCAGCTATGCGGCCAAAATGCCGGATGATCCGGCCGGATTCCCGGACGTATCGGCCGATCATCCGATCATCCGTATGCCAGCTACATACTTGGCCTGA
- a CDS encoding S-layer homology domain-containing protein, with the protein MTDDPSKPFQPLQAVTRGAFIHAFNAMWSISESASPSSFKDVENSPYRKDIQAAVESGLLQGTGEGLFNPDRPIRREESAAIVFRLLAGSGIRVPDSTAVLALGTSKWAVDAVSSAVIWKLHGPEVTESNGMFDYGSQRALKKQELAALLFTMILPD; encoded by the coding sequence TTGACGGATGATCCGTCAAAGCCGTTTCAACCGCTGCAAGCCGTCACCCGCGGAGCGTTTATCCATGCTTTTAACGCGATGTGGAGCATCTCGGAATCCGCAAGCCCGTCCTCATTTAAGGACGTTGAGAATTCTCCGTATCGAAAGGATATTCAAGCCGCTGTCGAGTCCGGCTTGCTACAGGGGACGGGGGAAGGCTTGTTCAATCCAGACCGTCCGATCCGCCGCGAAGAATCAGCGGCTATCGTATTTCGTTTATTGGCGGGATCGGGGATTAGGGTGCCGGATTCCACGGCTGTGCTTGCGCTAGGCACTTCGAAATGGGCTGTCGATGCGGTCAGCTCTGCTGTGATCTGGAAGCTTCATGGGCCGGAAGTGACTGAATCGAATGGCATGTTCGACTACGGCTCGCAGCGGGCGTTGAAGAAGCAGGAGTTGGCGGCGCTGCTGTTCACGATGATTCTTCCAGATTAA
- a CDS encoding Crp/Fnr family transcriptional regulator, whose protein sequence is MKEHLNDTQARGNTSCFSEQNFNHLLVSMKDRILPEGSHLFWEGDLSDKLFYIKRGRIKLTKSTDEGKELILYMYQTGDMVGQADPFFSSKHSFNAEVIEESEIGVIEQKDLEILICQHCEFAIDFMKWMGIHHRLTQTKFRDLMLYGKPGALSSTLIRLGNTYGEERDGNTLINKKITHTDLSNMIGATRESVNRMLSDLRKKDAVEYENGMIVIKNLTMLQEICHCEMCSKEICRI, encoded by the coding sequence ATGAAAGAACATTTGAATGATACCCAAGCTCGCGGAAATACCAGTTGCTTTTCTGAACAAAACTTTAACCATCTACTCGTTAGTATGAAAGACAGAATCCTTCCAGAAGGATCACATCTTTTCTGGGAAGGAGATTTATCTGATAAACTCTTCTATATTAAACGTGGACGGATTAAATTAACGAAGTCGACAGATGAAGGTAAAGAACTCATCCTCTATATGTATCAAACAGGAGATATGGTCGGTCAAGCTGATCCTTTCTTTAGCTCCAAGCATAGCTTTAATGCTGAAGTAATTGAAGAAAGTGAGATCGGTGTTATCGAACAGAAGGATCTAGAAATTCTAATCTGTCAACATTGTGAATTTGCAATTGATTTCATGAAATGGATGGGTATTCACCACCGACTTACGCAAACTAAATTCCGTGATTTAATGCTATATGGCAAACCTGGCGCTCTCAGCTCTACCTTGATACGTCTTGGAAATACCTATGGTGAAGAACGGGATGGAAACACGCTAATTAACAAAAAAATTACCCATACCGATCTTTCCAATATGATTGGTGCTACTCGTGAAAGTGTTAACCGCATGCTAAGTGATCTACGTAAGAAAGATGCTGTAGAATATGAGAATGGAATGATCGTTATTAAAAACCTCACTATGCTACAAGAGATATGTCACTGTGAAATGTGTTCCAAAGAAATATGCAGAATTTAG